A portion of the Magnolia sinica isolate HGM2019 chromosome 17, MsV1, whole genome shotgun sequence genome contains these proteins:
- the LOC131230737 gene encoding protein WHAT'S THIS FACTOR 1 homolog, chloroplastic, whose translation MPLYHPLSYFAISKLSLTSFRPISFPGCLSSAFSINSMDSFFTQFASVSSLKVVWRKDCHLDNAIEKDKQWRMCAKVVKEVLNEPGQVIPLLYLERRRERLRLPIRIETFLHQNPGLFDLYLDRIKPKTQQVPFLRISDRLQQFLDEEKRIKAENEHLLVKKLCKLLMISKNKVINADKLLHVKRDFGFPDDFLCSLVPKYGNYFQLVGSPGEGKSFLELVSWEPEFAKSVIELRAEEESKMMGIRVRPCFNVRLPPGFFLKKEMREWVRDWMELPYISPYEDISNLDQASPEMEKRNVGVFHELLSMSVFKRMAVPSLGKFSEEYRFSNAFANTFTRHSGIFYVSLKGGIRTAILREAYDGDVLIDKDPLVGIKEKFVELLEEGWRERAERERLNREAVRKEMERVAIRDVE comes from the coding sequence ATGCCTTTATACCACCCTCTATCGTATTTCGCCATTTCCAAGCTTTCTCTTACCTCTTTCCGTCCGATTTCATTTCCTGGTTGTCTGTCTTCTGCCTTCTCCATAAATTCAATGGACAGCTTTTTCACCCAATTCGCCTCCGTCTCGAGCCTTAAAGTGGTATGGCGGAAGGACTGCCATTTAGACAACGCCATCGAGAAGGACAAGCAATGGCGGATGTGTGCGAAAGTAGTCAAAGAAGTCCTCAATGAGCCCGGCCAAGTCATCCCTCTACTGTACTTAGAAAGACGTAGAGAAAGACTCCGTCTTCCCATCCGAATTGAGACCTTCCTCCATCAGAACCCTGGCCTCTTTGATCTTTATCTCGATCGGATCAAACCCAAAACCCAACAAGTCCCTTTCCTCCGCATCAGTGACCGGTTGCAACAGTTTCTCGATGAAGAGAAACGGATCAAAGCTGAAAATGAGCATCTTCTTGTGAAGAAACTGTGTAAattgttgatgatatcgaagaatAAAGTAATCAATGCCGACAAATTATTGCACGTGAAGAGGGATTTTGGATTCCCAGATGATTTTTTGTGCAGTTTGGTGCCCAAGTATGGAAATTATTTTCAATTGGTGGGTAGTCCTGGGGAGGGAAAATCGTTCTTGGAGTTGGTTTCTTGGGAGCCTGAATTCGCAAAATCGGTTATAGAATTGAGGGCGGAAGAGGAGTCCAAGATGATGGGGATTCGGGTCCGGCCTTGTTTTAATGTCCGTCTCCCGCCCGGGTTCTTCCTgaagaaggagatgagggaaTGGGTGAGAGATTGGATGGAGCTTCCATACATTTCGCCATACGAAGATATTTCGAACTTGGACCAGGCTTCGCCAGAGATGGAGAAGAGGAATGTAGGTGTCTTCCACGAGCTGTTGTCCATGTCAGTTTTTAAGAGGATGGCAGTGCCATCGTTGGGGAAGTTCAGTGAGGAGTATCGGTTCTCGAATGCATTTGCGAACACATTCACAAGGCATTCGGGGATTTTCTACGTGTCGTTGAAAGGGGGGATTCGGACAGCAATATTGAGGGAGGCTTATGATGGGGATGTACTGATTGATAAGGATCCTTTGGTTGGGATAAAAGAGAAGTTTGTGGAGTTGTTGGAAGAGGGGTGGCGGGAGAGGGCGGAGAGGGAAAGATTGAATAGGGAGGCAGTCCGGAAGGAGATGGAGAGGGTGGCCATTAGAGATGTCGAATAG